From Staphylococcus delphini, one genomic window encodes:
- a CDS encoding TSUP family transporter has translation MILEWDGTLILIIISLGFLAAFIDAVVGGGGLISIPALLAIGMPPAAALGTNKLASAFGSLTSAIRFIRSGKVDLAIVGKLFPLSFIASILGAIVAVYLPAELLKPLVIVILSMVLVYTLLKKDWGSIRTYTTLPLYKMILFTCLIVVIGFYDGFLGGGTGSFLLFVFLLLGFDFLSAAGNAKVLNFASNLGALLLFIYLGRVDYVYGLSMGVSMIVGSYAGAMFALKKGVGYVRILFVIVTVVLILKNVWNYISTH, from the coding sequence ATGATTTTAGAATGGGATGGGACACTGATTTTAATAATCATTAGTTTAGGCTTTTTAGCGGCATTTATCGATGCTGTAGTCGGTGGGGGCGGTTTAATATCAATCCCCGCATTACTTGCCATTGGTATGCCACCCGCTGCTGCATTAGGGACGAATAAATTAGCGAGCGCATTCGGATCTTTGACGAGTGCGATTCGTTTTATTCGTTCAGGTAAAGTGGATCTCGCTATTGTTGGTAAACTGTTCCCTTTATCTTTTATCGCCTCTATTTTAGGTGCAATCGTAGCTGTTTATTTACCTGCTGAACTGTTAAAGCCACTTGTGATTGTCATTTTGTCCATGGTTCTCGTTTATACGTTATTGAAAAAAGATTGGGGCAGTATTCGTACATATACTACGCTACCTTTATACAAAATGATTTTATTTACGTGCCTCATTGTGGTCATCGGCTTCTATGATGGCTTTCTTGGTGGCGGCACAGGGTCATTTTTGCTCTTCGTCTTTTTATTATTAGGTTTTGACTTTTTAAGTGCTGCTGGTAATGCGAAAGTGTTGAATTTTGCCTCAAACCTAGGTGCGTTACTGTTGTTTATTTACTTAGGCCGTGTCGATTACGTATATGGGTTAAGCATGGGGGTCAGTATGATTGTGGGATCTTATGCTGGCGCGATGTTTGCACTTAAAAAAGGCGTCGGTTATGTCAGAATCTTATTCGTTATCGTCACTGTCGTCCTTATTTTAAAAAATGTTTGGAATTACATCTCGACACATTAA
- the sppA gene encoding signal peptide peptidase SppA — MSKRIIAIILASVIVLGGILMSAMTSVVSSFVSGDFNINEEATSTVLEEGDSHKKIAEIVVEGEIIDTGASGGLFGGGAGYNHQAALKQLETIKNDDSIKGVLLSVNSPGGGTYESDEFYQKIKEVKDSGKKIYVQMENLAASGGYYISAPADKIYAGPQSLTGSIGVISESKDYSELLDNLGIKTNTIKSGAHKDILSSSRKMTDEEREILQSINKDSFDQFVNVVKEGRHMSESKVRELADGRIYSAQQAKSNGLIDAIGYKDKTLKDLKKAIKVDNPEIVTFDAEESNLTSFLGMKSFFNGLRADLKDVKSIINNESQTRPMYKYEG; from the coding sequence ATGTCAAAAAGGATCATAGCGATTATATTAGCAAGTGTCATCGTACTAGGTGGTATTTTAATGAGTGCCATGACATCGGTTGTATCCTCTTTTGTGAGTGGAGATTTTAACATTAATGAGGAAGCGACAAGTACCGTTCTTGAGGAAGGTGATAGTCATAAGAAGATTGCAGAAATTGTCGTAGAAGGTGAAATTATCGACACAGGTGCGAGCGGTGGCCTGTTTGGTGGTGGCGCCGGTTATAATCATCAAGCAGCTTTAAAACAGCTTGAAACGATTAAAAATGACGATTCTATCAAAGGTGTGCTACTCAGCGTTAATAGTCCAGGTGGCGGTACATATGAAAGTGATGAATTTTATCAAAAAATAAAAGAAGTGAAAGATTCAGGTAAAAAGATATATGTCCAAATGGAAAATTTAGCGGCATCTGGTGGTTACTACATTTCAGCGCCAGCCGATAAAATTTATGCAGGTCCTCAATCTTTAACAGGTTCAATTGGTGTCATTTCTGAGTCGAAAGATTATTCAGAGCTTTTGGATAACTTAGGCATCAAAACAAACACGATTAAATCAGGTGCACATAAAGATATTTTAAGTAGTTCACGCAAAATGACAGATGAAGAAAGAGAGATTTTACAGTCTATTAATAAAGATAGTTTCGATCAATTTGTGAATGTCGTTAAAGAGGGACGCCATATGTCTGAATCCAAAGTGCGTGAATTGGCAGATGGACGTATTTATAGTGCACAACAAGCGAAAAGTAATGGTTTGATTGATGCTATCGGTTATAAAGATAAAACTTTGAAAGACTTGAAGAAAGCGATTAAAGTCGATAATCCAGAAATTGTTACGTTCGACGCTGAAGAAAGTAATTTAACGAGCTTTTTAGGCATGAAATCATTCTTTAATGGTTTACGTGCAGATTTGAAAGATGTGAAATCTATTATTAATAATGAATCACAAACACGACCAATGTATAAATATGAAGGGTAG
- a CDS encoding RDD family protein, whose translation MQHSNEFNYNPSQPRPEISRPMKGQQAEGRASQTIEKHRYELDAFFYAGFGRRFLSYIIDLAILWAVTQIILNPIYALTGIDSWKLWIDKFSVGHILDVLIYFVYFVLMTKYFQQTVGKMILGIKVYHRSLTRLNWSDVLMREWIGRIISNVFFGLPYLAVLFTPKHIGVHDYFADTVVVKNKYLHYIKETEGI comes from the coding sequence ATGCAACATTCAAATGAATTTAACTATAATCCGTCTCAACCCCGCCCAGAGATCTCACGACCAATGAAAGGTCAACAGGCAGAGGGACGTGCGTCACAAACGATTGAAAAACATCGCTATGAACTGGATGCGTTTTTCTATGCAGGTTTCGGCAGACGGTTTTTAAGTTATATCATTGACCTTGCGATACTATGGGCTGTAACACAAATCATTTTAAACCCCATTTATGCATTAACAGGTATCGACAGTTGGAAATTATGGATTGACAAATTTAGCGTAGGCCATATTCTAGATGTACTTATTTATTTTGTTTACTTTGTATTGATGACGAAATACTTTCAACAAACAGTCGGCAAAATGATTCTCGGCATTAAAGTGTATCATCGAAGTTTAACGCGATTGAACTGGTCAGATGTCTTAATGAGAGAATGGATCGGCCGTATCATTTCAAATGTCTTCTTCGGTTTACCATACTTAGCTGTACTGTTCACGCCAAAACATATTGGTGTGCATGATTATTTTGCGGATACAGTCGTCGTTAAAAATAAATACCTTCATTATATTAAAGAAACTGAAGGTATATGA
- the tpx gene encoding thiol peroxidase gives MAQITFKQNPVELLGQEVNVGDQAPDFTVVDNSLQPVTLATYDGKKKLVNVVPSLDTGVCDQQTRKFNEEASAEDGYVLTISMDLPFAQQRWCASSGLDNVITLSDYQSRSFGQNYGVIMDGLQLLARSVFVLDENNKVVYKEIVAEGTDSPNFEAALEAYRNI, from the coding sequence ATGGCACAAATTACATTTAAACAAAACCCTGTTGAATTACTAGGTCAAGAAGTTAACGTTGGGGACCAAGCTCCAGATTTCACAGTAGTAGACAATAGTTTACAACCTGTGACACTTGCAACATATGATGGCAAGAAAAAATTAGTCAACGTTGTTCCTTCTCTTGACACAGGTGTATGTGATCAACAGACACGTAAGTTCAATGAAGAAGCAAGTGCTGAAGATGGTTATGTATTAACGATTTCTATGGACTTACCATTTGCGCAACAAAGATGGTGTGCATCAAGTGGATTAGACAACGTCATTACATTAAGTGATTATCAAAGTCGTTCATTTGGTCAAAACTACGGTGTGATTATGGACGGTTTACAATTATTAGCACGTTCAGTATTTGTATTAGACGAAAATAATAAAGTCGTATATAAAGAGATTGTAGCAGAGGGTACGGATTCCCCTAACTTTGAAGCAGCACTTGAAGCTTATCGCAACATTTAA